One segment of Anser cygnoides isolate HZ-2024a breed goose chromosome 5, Taihu_goose_T2T_genome, whole genome shotgun sequence DNA contains the following:
- the EIF5 gene encoding eukaryotic translation initiation factor 5 — MSVNVNRSVSDQFYRYKMPRLIAKVEGKGNGIKTVIVNMVDVAKALNRPPTYPTKFFGCELGAQTQFDVKNDRYIVNGSHEANKLQDMLDGFIKKFVLCPECENPETDLHVNPKKQTIGNSCKACGYRGMLDTNHKLCTFILKNPPESGDTSTGKKEKEKKNRKGKDKENGSVSSNETPPPPPPEEITPPQVVEEEDDDDWGEDTTEEAQRRRMDEISDHAKNLTLSEDLERTVEERVNILFDFVKKKKEEGVIDSSDKDIVAEAERLDVKAMGPLVLTEVLFDEKIREQIRKYRRHFLRFCHNNKKAQRYLLHGFECVVAMHQSQLISKIPHILKEMYDADLLEEEVILGWAEKASKKYVSKELAKEIRVKAEPFIKWLKEAEEESSGNEEEDEDENIEVVYSTTASVPKVETVKPANSKDDDIDIDAI; from the exons ATGTCTGTCAACGTCAACCGCAGTGTTTCAGATCAGTTCTATCGCTACAAAATGCCCCGTCTGATTGCCAAG gttgaGGGCAAAGGAAATGGAATAAAGACGGTTATAGTCAACATGGTTGACGTTGCAAAGGCGCTTAATCGGCCTCCAACGT ATCCTACCAAATTTTTTGGTTGTGAGCTGGGAGCACAGACCCAGTTTGATGTTAAGAATGACCGTTACATTGTCAATGGATCTCATGAGGCGAATAAGTTGCAAGACATGTTGGATGGATTCATTAAAAAATTTGTTCTCTGTCCTGAGTGTGAGAATCCTGAAACTGATCTG CATGTCAATCCTAAGAAACAAACTATAGGTAACTCTTGCAAAGCCTGTGGCTATCGAGGCATGCTTGACACAAACCATAAACTCTGCACGTTCATTCTCAAAAACCCACCTG AAAGTGGCGACACTAgtacagggaagaaagaaaaggagaagaagaataGAAAAGGCAAGGACAAAGAGAATGGTTCCGTGTCCAGCAATGAGACACCTCCACCCCCACCACCAGAGGAGATTACTCCTCCACAGGTTGTG gaggaggaggatgatgATGATTGGGGTGAAGACACAACAGAAGAAGCCCAGAGGCGTAGAATGGATGAAATCAGTGACCATGCAAAGAACCTTACACTTAGTGAAGACCTGGAAAGAACAGTGGAGGAGAGAGTCAACATACTGTTTGATTTTGTGAAg aaaaagaaggaagaaggtgTCATTGATTCTTCTGACAAAGACATTGTAGCAGAAGCAGAGAGACTGGATGTGAAGGCCATGGGCCCTCTAGTTCTCACTGAAGTCCTTTTCGACGAAAAAATTCGTGAACAGATAAGGAAATACAGACGTCACTTCCTTCGT TTCTGCCACAATAACAAGAAAGCTCAGAGGTACCTTCTCCATGGCTTTGAGTGTGTGGTAGCCATGCATCAGTCTCAGCTTATTTCTAAAATACCACATATTCTGAAGGAAATGTATGATGCAGATCTTCTGGAAGAAGAAGTCATCCTTGGCTGGGCAGAAAAG GCCTCaaagaaatatgtttcaaaGGAGCTTGCCAAAGAAATCCGTGTCAAAGCAGAACCATTTATTAAATGGCTAAAGGAAGCTGAAGAAGAATCTTCCGGTAATGAAgaagaggatgaagatgaaAACATAGAG GTGGTGTACTCTACAACTGCCAGTGTCCCTAAAGTTGAAACTGTGAAGCCTGCAAACAGTAAAGATGATGACATTGATATTGATGCCATTTAA